From a single Heliomicrobium gestii genomic region:
- a CDS encoding zinc dependent phospholipase C family protein: MRFLIGDPPIQTAARWLLVSASPVPAKVGDGLAAVTHDFCVMQAKEILRNDGHEAEARQLAYHLAQLNEGVAFVDQSWRNVAHYYNPVTRRGLFGGPSAVTEIEHYFRRAVRLYREKKTTRAMFFLGAACHFVQDLCVPHHAMNAIFSGHREFETFAEENRYNYAVTFDGAYHCLKKPVDWVDENARVAYDFFTAVSERNTVSFDRALTVLLPLAQRTTAGFVKYFFDTVSVGD, encoded by the coding sequence TTGCGTTTTTTGATTGGCGATCCTCCAATCCAGACGGCAGCGCGTTGGTTGCTGGTATCGGCTTCTCCCGTCCCGGCAAAGGTTGGCGACGGTCTCGCGGCGGTCACCCATGATTTTTGCGTCATGCAAGCGAAAGAAATTTTGAGGAACGATGGGCATGAGGCCGAAGCGCGGCAATTGGCCTATCACTTGGCTCAACTGAATGAGGGTGTCGCCTTTGTCGATCAGAGTTGGCGCAATGTGGCTCACTACTATAATCCGGTCACCCGGAGGGGGTTGTTTGGCGGTCCCAGCGCTGTCACGGAAATTGAACACTATTTTCGGAGAGCCGTCCGGTTGTATCGGGAGAAGAAGACAACTCGGGCGATGTTCTTTCTGGGCGCGGCCTGCCACTTTGTTCAGGATCTCTGTGTTCCCCATCATGCGATGAATGCAATTTTTTCGGGTCATCGCGAATTTGAGACCTTCGCGGAAGAAAACCGTTATAACTATGCCGTCACTTTTGACGGTGCTTATCATTGTCTCAAAAAACCGGTCGACTGGGTGGACGAAAACGCCCGTGTCGCCTATGATTTCTTTACAGCCGTTTCTGAGCGGAACACGGTATCCTTCGACCGGGCGTTGACCGTTCTGCTCCCTCTGGCGCAGCGAACGACGGCTGGCTTCGTCAAGTACTTTTTTGACACGGTGTCAGTGGGCGATTGA
- a CDS encoding biotin transporter BioY, with amino-acid sequence MNTRDMTLSALIAAIIFISAQLSFPLPFSPVPITLQVFAVLLFPLILPLRVALTGISVYLFLGAVGIPVFAQFGGGIGVLLGPKGGYLFGFLLATIACGLLARQWSKATLARNVIIGAVGLTIIYALGLVGLMNALSVPLSKALTMGLFPFLPGDLVKLAAASVVALSVGKRVVHQFG; translated from the coding sequence ATGAACACCCGTGATATGACCCTATCGGCTCTCATCGCAGCCATCATTTTTATTTCGGCTCAACTTTCCTTTCCCCTGCCATTCAGTCCCGTTCCGATTACATTGCAGGTTTTCGCCGTTCTGCTCTTCCCCCTGATCTTGCCCTTACGCGTCGCTCTCACCGGCATCTCCGTGTACCTCTTTCTCGGCGCCGTCGGCATCCCTGTCTTCGCTCAATTCGGTGGCGGCATTGGCGTCCTGTTGGGCCCAAAGGGCGGCTATCTGTTCGGGTTCCTGCTCGCCACCATCGCCTGCGGTCTCCTGGCCCGTCAATGGTCCAAGGCGACACTGGCGAGGAACGTCATCATCGGCGCCGTCGGGTTAACCATCATCTACGCGCTTGGTCTGGTCGGATTGATGAACGCCCTTTCCGTTCCCTTGAGCAAAGCGCTAACCATGGGCTTGTTCCCCTTCTTGCCAGGGGATTTGGTCAAATTGGCCGCCGCGTCTGTCGTCGCTCTTTCTGTGGGCAAGCGAGTCGTCCACCAGTTTGGCTAA